The following proteins come from a genomic window of Edaphobacter sp. 4G125:
- a CDS encoding outer membrane protein assembly factor BamD: MNHRPSSFFPSLKAALLAGVAVALMATPAISYAQDAAPTPAASADANTQQPQDATLSSTPNSSKKGKKNKEEKVVQSKDTRKRLKDNKKADAVIATDAKLPDRILYDKALQATKKGHFDVARLDLQTLLNTYPDSQYQMKAKLAIADSWYREGGTAALTQAEQEYKDFITFFPNAPEAAEAQMRVGDIYFRQMDKPDRDYAKALHAQEEYRLMLQQFPDSTLVPQAKQRLREVQEVLATREAEIAGFYATHENWPATIARYQTVVDTYPQYSHMDEALIALGDAYSAEAKIVRAQPRLPEDARARLIKIYDDRAAAAYRQVALEHSASPHVEDARDRLVAMNLPLPTPTPEQVAASTALENSRGQYRLQDRARLMILRRPDVVMAAHDGEPSLTDPKPTLAPAIVNEIKHDYETALNPAAATAAPAAQAPTADPSNAAAAAGDPQPASVPAKPATPLQLNDIPAAGSGDATHGAVMTNVPTGARPAAAAPSGGANSMGVEVLTPGVNGGQQAPAQADPNGGLKPVGPTNNATPPPIEKPAEAPSQVNDVTPGAQAPGMPTQPVANGKKKNPKPTFDKDEESSSTHKKKKGLSKINPF, encoded by the coding sequence ATGAATCATCGTCCTTCTTCTTTCTTCCCAAGTCTCAAGGCAGCATTGCTGGCTGGAGTTGCGGTCGCCCTGATGGCTACCCCTGCAATCTCGTACGCGCAGGATGCAGCCCCTACCCCAGCAGCGTCGGCGGATGCGAACACTCAGCAGCCTCAAGATGCAACGCTGTCCAGCACCCCTAATTCTTCGAAGAAGGGCAAGAAGAATAAGGAAGAGAAGGTCGTTCAATCGAAGGACACCAGAAAACGGCTCAAGGACAACAAGAAGGCCGATGCCGTAATCGCCACGGATGCCAAGCTGCCTGATCGCATTCTCTACGACAAGGCATTGCAGGCCACCAAAAAGGGGCATTTCGATGTGGCCCGTCTGGATCTGCAGACCCTGCTGAACACTTACCCTGACTCGCAGTACCAGATGAAGGCCAAGCTGGCGATTGCGGACAGCTGGTATCGCGAGGGTGGAACCGCCGCTCTGACCCAGGCGGAGCAGGAGTACAAGGATTTCATCACCTTCTTCCCCAATGCTCCGGAGGCCGCAGAGGCCCAGATGCGTGTGGGTGACATCTACTTCCGGCAGATGGACAAGCCGGACCGCGACTATGCCAAGGCTCTGCACGCGCAGGAAGAATACCGCTTGATGTTGCAGCAGTTCCCGGACTCAACGCTGGTTCCGCAGGCCAAGCAACGGTTGCGTGAAGTGCAGGAGGTACTGGCGACGCGTGAGGCTGAGATTGCTGGTTTCTATGCCACGCATGAGAACTGGCCTGCGACCATCGCCCGCTATCAGACCGTGGTAGATACCTATCCGCAGTACAGCCATATGGACGAAGCTCTGATTGCTCTGGGCGATGCCTATTCCGCTGAGGCAAAGATCGTCCGTGCGCAACCCCGACTGCCGGAAGATGCACGGGCAAGACTGATTAAGATTTACGATGATCGGGCAGCCGCTGCCTACCGCCAGGTCGCGTTGGAGCACTCGGCTTCTCCTCACGTAGAAGATGCCCGCGATCGGCTCGTTGCAATGAATCTGCCTCTGCCTACACCGACACCCGAACAGGTAGCGGCAAGCACGGCGCTTGAGAACAGCCGCGGACAGTACCGTCTACAGGACCGCGCCCGGTTAATGATCCTTCGCCGTCCGGACGTCGTAATGGCTGCCCATGATGGCGAGCCATCTTTGACTGACCCGAAACCGACGCTTGCTCCGGCTATCGTCAACGAAATCAAGCATGACTACGAAACGGCTCTGAATCCAGCTGCGGCGACAGCGGCTCCTGCTGCGCAGGCTCCGACAGCCGACCCAAGTAATGCAGCCGCAGCTGCTGGAGATCCGCAGCCAGCAAGCGTTCCAGCCAAGCCTGCGACCCCCTTACAGCTGAACGATATTCCTGCGGCCGGATCGGGAGATGCAACTCACGGCGCAGTCATGACGAATGTTCCCACGGGAGCTCGGCCCGCAGCCGCAGCTCCGAGCGGCGGAGCCAACTCGATGGGCGTCGAGGTGCTGACTCCAGGAGTTAATGGCGGTCAGCAAGCACCAGCGCAGGCTGATCCGAACGGCGGTCTAAAGCCGGTGGGACCGACCAATAACGCCACACCTCCTCCAATCGAGAAGCCTGCTGAGGCTCCCTCGCAGGTCAACGACGTAACCCCGGGCGCCCAAGCCCCCGGAATGCCAACTCAACCTGTGGCAAATGGAAAGAAGAAGAATCCAAAACCGACCTTCGATAAGGATGAGGAATCTTCGAGCACGCACAAGAAGAAGAAGGGCCTTAGCAAGATCAATCCCTTCTAA